The sequence AGTCATGGATACCCTAATCGCGGGTCAGAATTGCCATAAATGCAGTTCTAGTGTAAAACCtcatgaaaaatgaagaaatcgcGTTATATATTTGTcccttttgaaaaattgtgtgaaaattctgatattgatatgaaaaGAGTGAAAAATCCTGGGTTTTATTGGGTTGATTAAATGTGAAAAAAGCGGAAAATGGCAATGtgaatatttcagaatcttGCATCTCATCCCTGTGTGTCAATTTCAGAGCGGTTTGGGTGAGTGGGTGGAATGCCAGATCGTGAGTTCGAACCCGATACATTTCCATAGGGCGATAAATACTCTTATcatcattgcctctctccaccgaGTACCGTAGTAAATGGATGGTAAATGGATGGATACCTGACCAGACAGATGACTCTTGAGCGCATTGGCTCGAATATTACTACTTCTCAGAGATGATTGATTCGTAGTTATAAGATATACGCTAGGAGAAATGATACCAATAAGATTGAGTGCGGTTGAACTGTATTCGTGCGCtgtataaatatcaattatcgTTATCGAATATTATGTTGCTTGATCAACTAAGTCGAAATGTGATTCCATCAGTatttgttaaccctttcagtgcgtctacggcgcagtgcggtgtataaatcagtgatagatatTGCTAGTAtaccgcaatgcggtgtattgatataattagtaattatctctcttgaaaaatggcagcacctgtcaaacatagtgaaataactaatgatacagtgcgccgcagtgtagacgcactgtagtggcattcccgttattcaacgcactagggtggaattttaaaaaaaaatttaaaattatctccagcactatatggtattaattagtcagctctgaaagggttaagggggTTCTACAGTGGGAGCCTATGTGTTTAAGTTCATAAATAGGCTTAGATGTTTTAGGTTTGTATTGAGGGCTTGcttaagaaaaatgaaattagccTGATTTAATTTTCCGTGGTCGATTAGTCGATTCGAACAGTCCGAATAACATCTCTACCCGAAACTAgatgataataaaacaatCGGACCTAAGTCAATTCTGTCTGAGAAACTTGTTCCAACATTTCTACAGTTATTTCAATGACCCTACTAGAACGTGGTAAGAACAGTAGTATACAGATGGCTGCTGATTGCCGATTCGTTTGTCTCACGATCTTAAGAGCACtctgggccaaattcggttttcgtatctagtcgactggTGGTCGGAACTGATAACTGAATTCGCTTGATTTTtgaactatttccggaatatagttccgactaatggacattcggtttcgtttagttcgactatagtcgactaactcagattACCGAAGTAGGCCCAGGCTGACTATGACTCGATCATCGAAAGTGATAACTTTTTGAATGTCTTTTCCTACCCTCGTTTCAGGACTTCGAGGCGATATTCCGCGCTCACAATCTTATCGATTCGAATCGGTCGATGCGAAAGAAGACGTCATCGTCCAGCGGCAGCGGTGGCGGCCATCATGTTAAACGAAAGGACGAAAACCTATTCGGTAGTTCGTCAAAACACTCGTCCTCGAAACGGCATCACCGCTCGAGATGTATGTCCGACGCGGGCGTGAAAACGCACGAACAACGAAATAACTCGGCTTCGAGCGTCGACGCGtcgaaatatcgaatttcGTTGAATTTAGACTTCAGCCCTCGACGCGAACGTATTCAAAGCGCGCCGGAATCGAGGCGGCCCGAAAATGCGCCGGATAAACGTAAAACGTCGGCGGATGTGAAATTATCGCAACCCGACATTCAAGGTTCGTATTCGTCCGTGAAACCGGATTTGATTTCCGATTGCGATAAGATATATCCCGAGGCGTCATCGCCACCGCCGTCCGGTTGCGGTCGCGTGAAAAACTCTGATTCGACGACGACATTGTTCCGAAATCGCGATTTCCCGCAGGAAAAGGAAACGCGCGCGTACGAAAAAGTTCtgttcgacgacgacgacgacaacgacGATCGCGCggcgaaaaagaaaaactccTCGCGACGACGTAAGAAATCCGAAAAAGTCGAAGATCATCGCCATCCGTCGAGGAAACCGGACATTTCGGCAGTGTTCGACTTCATCGAGACGCAAATCCGACGAAATATTTGTAAAGATGATATGGGCTCTGAATGCGAGCCGTTTCTTCAGATGGAAGATAAGAATGTCTACGCGGCTATGAGCGATGCGGCCGATCGTAATTCGTCCTATCAACAACGAGCGTCCGACAGCGATTACGACGAGGTCTACGCCGGCGGCGACGATGACTTAGACGAAAACGATAGAAAAGTCGTAAACAATTCGAACGACGCGGCGCATGAAAAAATGAAGCAGCATAATCACGTCGACGTGCTGTCGTCGCCTTTGAAGCACCCGCACGacgatatcaaattcatcgacgaagatgacgatgacgatgaggTAAAAGATGAAGCTAGCGAAAGCGTCGACGCGGAATTCGCGCAGAAAGtcaaatcggaaatcgaaaaGGTAACCGTTGTGCCGGACGTCGAACTGCGTCGTAAGACTTCCGAACCGACGATCGACTGGTTGGCGCTGCGGCAAAAGCGTCTGTCGCCGATTTTCGACTGCGAACATTCGGACATCGATAGTCAGCATTATTATTGCATAAAAGTGAACGAAGACAATTTGAGAAAAGCCGACGAGAAGGGTAAGAAATACGGACACCGTCGATCGGGCAGTTTGAACGTGGATACGCGCGCGAACAGCAACGTTCGAAGTAAAGGCGATTGCATCGACGATTTCGACGTGTTTCTAAGTCGAAAAACGATCAGCGCGCTCGAAACGCTGAACAAAGGCGATAACAAAGAACCGGAGAACGGCGTCCGAACCGAACAACCGCAGCAACACGCGAAAAAGAAGGAGAGTAAACTTTCGTTGCTTCAAAAACGCCTGCGAAAACGTAGCGCGCCGCCATCGATGTCCGCTTTTTTCCGACGAAAAAATGTTAACAAGGACGACACCGGTGGTACCGATAATAAGAGTCAATCGGTCGAGAGTCCGGCTCACGGGGTTAAGAGCGACGTCGATAAAGAATCGGTTAGTAGTAGGGATAGCAGCTCGAATCGCGATCACGCCGACGACCGGGGCTACATGAGCGATCACGAAAAGGAAAAGCCGAAGAAAGATCACGGGTTGTTCCATTCGTTGCGACGAAGCGCCAGCAAACGTTTTCACCGTAAATCGCCGGCGCGGTCGGTGCCCGTCGTTATCATCCATAATAAAAACGCCCACGAAGACGAACAAAAACTCGTTGTGTCGCCGAGCGACGAAAGCATAAAACTAATCGATTCTCCGGTCGTACCGCCACCCCCGCCGCCGCCGCAACCACCTTCCGCGGACATTAAAGATGCCCATCGCAAGGAGAAGGACGGAAAATTTGCCCGATTGAAAAAGCGTCTGCGCAAACGCAGCGCGCCGCCTTCGTTGTTAACGTTTCATCGTTTTCTAACGCACGATAAGGACACGGGCGGAGTTCTCGAGAACAAGGGGGTTTACAACGAGGGCGTCGACGTGAGCGAGCCGTCGATACCGGCGCCGTATCAGAGTTACCCGCAACCTCCCGGAAGCGCTAGTCTAACGCGCAAGCATAAGTGGTACGACGGCTTTCGAACGGCTCCGTTGCCGCGTAAGAACAGTAAAAAGAATTCCAGCAAAGATGAAAACAAACCCAAAGATAACGATACCGAAAATATGGTCAAATATGGCGTCACTCCTACTTCGTGTTCTTGCCATTTCGGGCAGACTCATTCTGTGAAAGCCGGTCGCGGAGGAGCGACTCGGTGTGTCGGTTGTGGACATTATAGCAATAACTTCGCGAAAGCCCATGGCCACCAACGAAAATACAGCGCTCCTGATATTAAATACGGCCAACCGGCGAACAAAGAATTTCTACAGAGTCCATCTAGTCATATGTCGCAGAAACGATTGCGTAATATGTGCCAACCGATAGTGCCTACAGGTGTCGACTACTCGGCGACAACCTTGCCTTCGAAAAGTAGCCAAAAAGGGTACATCGACATGGCCAATGATAATTCGGTGTGCCGGACGGTTAGCGAGTCAGGTATGATCGGTCAACCGTTCGACTATTCGTCGAACACGCAGACATTTCCAAGGATCAGAACGAGTCCGACGCATCCGAACGAATCGGCGCCCGTACAACAACAGAATTCTCTTCTCGACAGCCTGCATCGCAAGTATTATTCGCACCAGTACGAGCGAAAAGACATCAAACTCGGAACGCGCGCATACAAACGCTCGCCGGAGCAATCCGGTAAAAGCGACTCGGAATCAGATTCGTCGCGCGTCAGCGTCGCGGGCCCGATATCGCCGGATACCGTACAGCGCGATCTGTCGATTTCGTCGACGTCGATTGGTAATCGATCGTCCCGCGAAAGCAGCCCGGGCATCGTCAACATTCTCAAGGTGTCCGAAGGTATGGATAAGTACGCGACGAGCAGCGTAACGGTTTCGGCGTGTTCGTGTCCGCACCACCTCGACTCCGATACGGTCAGCGTGCAAAGCTATCgaagcagttcgtcgtcgagtAATAAGGCCGGCGACTGCGCCGACAACCTTCCGCACGACCACGGCAGACGCGGCTCGGTCGAATCGGATTCGAGCGGTTTGAACTTGTCGAACTCGCTGCGCAGTAACAAAAGCTCCGGTTCGAATCGCAGTCGCAAGAGTTTCGATGCGAGCAGTTTACGCGTCGTGAAACCGGTGAAGCTGCAGAGTTTCGACGAGATGAACGCCGCCGTGCAACGCAGTGTCACGGACAAGCGACGTCGACGCTCGTGCGACGACGGCAGCGAGCAACTGAATTTCAGTTCGCCAGCGCGAAATAAAACCGCGTCCACGAGAGACGGTTCGACCAGCGAGGCGTCAGTGAAAACGAACGGTAGTTTGAATCGCAACCGGCCGAAAAGTTGCGATCGAGATCGACGAAATGGTTCGCGTAATAAGCGCGATAGCTCGCTAAGTAACCGAAGTAGCGTTAATAGCAACCGAGAAAGTGAACGCAGCAGCTTTTCGGGAATGAGCAGCAGCGTTCAAAGCGACAACTCCGACGTCCTAGGTTCTCCGGGAAACGACGATCAGATGCCGAGCAGCGCGACGTCCCGACGCATATTTGACGAACTCTTACTAGTCAACAAAGAATTAGAGATTTCGTCGGCGAGTTCATTTTTCAACGACAGCAACGACGAGGACGGCTGCTTCAATTTCGATCGAATTTTGCGCGACGACGAAGATTTCGTCGGTCTCGACGATAGCGCCGTCGTCGACGCCGACTGCGAATTCAACTTCGAACAGGTCTTCGAACAACGCCTGAACGCATTTGGCGAAAAATCGAACACGCTGAAACAGTCGGATTTCAATCTGAGCGATTTCGCCGAAAGCGGCGACAGCTCGTCGAGTTCGTCGCAAAGTACGCTGTGCAGCGAACCGGGCACTGTCGACGGCCGTGCCACTGTCGACGACGAGAAAGCGACGGCGAGCTTGAAAAATGCGCCGAGTTCGTTGACGATGACCCCGTCGAACGTTCATTTGTTGTCGTTGTCGTCGTCGCAGACGGACGAGAACAGCAACGAGACGATGTCGCTCGATCGCGCGTTAATCAAGAAGAATCATCCGATTATACCGTCATCGACGATGGTTCATCACGGCAGTGTTTTTTCGTTGCCGTCTAATGAAAACAAACGATCGAGCGATGGTTTCATTAGTCTTGAAGATATGGTTAGGGTAAGTTTCTCTAGTATTCCACTGGTCGTTATTGCCGGGTATTGATTTCTTATCCCCGCGGCGGCATCGCTTATCTCGGCGCTATGACTTTTTTGCACCAAGACGAGATGTCCCAGACCTGACTATGATTACTATATGCCTTAGTTATTACGTCTAAGCTCAGGCCAAACGGATACATAAACCATGTTCACACTAGGTTATTGGAATCACGGCATTCTCTAGGCGTATAGATGACACAAAATTCTACCTtaaccaggggcggatctagctTTTCAGAAAAGGTGGTCCGCACTACTTATTTGGGTCAATACTTGAATATGGGGTGGGGTCTGGGTATGCTCttccagaaaattttgaaaaattagatgCATTCTGAGCACTTTCCTGGTTGAACTATGTAATGAagtattttcacaattttacCATTTTCTGAACAAAAAGTCTTGGGTAGAAAATTCTAAGGTCACTCTACCGAAAAAAGGCAGTGCGCGCATCCCTAGCGCACCCTCCTGGATCTGCCACTGATATGAGAGTAGTTTCTACTCattttaacccattagcactcaggaattttACTATGTAGTGTTCAAGGGAAAATCCACTTGTATTACGATACGAGATTACTGTTTATTGTCCTGTATATTACAAGTTCATGTTAgatataagatttgatgagTTGGGCTACCAAAATCCTGACCCAAGGCGGATTCGTGTGGCTTGAGGGCTTATAAGTTCAACTATTCCCATGAATATcaaattattctcaaaatcagaatgatttttcaattaaactactatttttgatgttgaatttcaatttttgtgaAAACTTAAACAATTAGACATATCAGGTTGTCTGGTCTGGGAATTGATTTTTTGCACTCATGACTTTTTAGAACTGCTAGCACGTGTCCTTGATACACACAACGGAATTCATTCTGACCGTATCTTTTTCGATAATCAATGAAACTTCATCGGTGATAGCTCGGTTACCATCGGGGACAAATAAATCGGCGCGAATCCCAGTCCAAGATATGCCTGATAGGAGAGATTGGTTGAAAAATGGAAATCTCACCTGATTGTCCTAAGTCCTAATTGTAATCCAAGGAGATAATTTTCATAACgtattgattgaatattttatacaCATTTTCGTGAGTTCAGGGTTCAAATCAGTTAGGCTGTTGGCATTATCAACTTTAGgttatcaataatcaatagATTAAATAGGATAGGAATTTAAAAAGCCACAGGAAGGTTGTGGTGAAGTGTGGAGAAGTGATGAACTTGCTGGACTTTTTTCATGCTTATTTCGACTTTTTGCTTAGCGATCTTTCTGAActgttttgatgataaacttaATGCCAATTATATTGGTTTGGGGAAAAGTTCGAAACTTCATGCGATGTGCCGAGATGCATTTTTGATTACTCTTGATTCGTTATTTGTTGAGGTAAGGAGTAACTAACTGATACCGGCGTAGTGTTGGGTGGTTTATTGCAAATTGCCTGATACTTAATACAGTCAATATCGCTGAATTATCGTTTTCTAAAGAAGTAACTAGCGGGAGGTCAACATCAAAGTCATTTCTGCGGATAAACTCGCATCCAGTAGCCTTTTACTGTTTGCtcgaattattatttttgtctTAAGTTTGTTTCCTTTGCTTCTGGTGGTAAACACGATAGGCATCACGATAGGCATATTTCGAACATAGGCCGTTTGTTCGAACATAGGCTATTTGTTCGGCGCTGTCGCTGGTAATGTTGTTAGCGGAAGAAAGCCGACGGCCTACGCTCATTACGGATTTAATCTTTCCTGTTTTGAGTTTCCGATGTGAGAATGTTGTGAAAATCTCAATTAGCGCTCACGATCCGCCGAAAATCATTAGAATATATATGATTTGCCTCTCTACAGCTAGTCGACTGGCTATGTGTGTTTATGCTCTGTGATCTGAGACAATGGAATATCGAGTTAGAACCATTATTTATTCGAAATTACCACGCGACAAAAAAGCATGGAAGCATTTCAGTTTGTACGCGTTATGTTTCGGAAAAAACCGACAATATTTCAAGGTAGGCGTTCATCATCTTGTCatagcatatcaaaatatgttttcttGAAACTTGATATTccttttcatcaaaatttttctttaatatTGATGTTGCTAATAAGGAATATGAGTAGACTGACGTGAAATTCTCTTAGTTTTTAAAAGCGAAATGCCAAAATTAGGCATTAGTAGAAAAGCCTGTGCGCTCTGACGTGGAGAAtagataataagtttaaaataataataataataataataataatgataataataatgttttatttatgaattaaattacaatataaaGTAGTAGGAATTAgtacaaaatattgtaaaataggaCGTTGGACGACAGGTGAAGTTAGAATAAACTTATTACCTGAGAGACCCAGTCGCTCACCAAATCCATTATAACAACCTGATGATGGTCTTTAGAGAGGGTCTTTAGAGAGGGTCTTCAACGTTGTGTCTTAAATGCCTAATTCTTGAGTTATAAGCTGTGCCTGCGGGTCAAATGAGGGCTTTTTCCCTGGGCTTTTGGCAAAGTTCgggctctctaattaggcatgggccaaatttgtcTCGGACCAAATCATCTCCATGTGATCATGGCTATAAATTTCGCTTTCAATCTTTCGAATTTTGTAAGGTGGAATCTAAACTCATTTCCAATATAGGCGTTCTTACACCAAATATCGTTTTTAGCTGCTCGATAAAGCTACATTTTTGGGAGATTAACtgaaacttttgaaaaaagcGAGTTCCCATGATTTTTTCTTCTTATTTACGCTGTTGACATTCTCAACGGCTGCCTTAGGAAAATAGCATTTTTGTTCTGTCCTTATATATACACCGGGTTAACCCAGAAGTGGTGTTTTCTTGCTAGACAGATGAATACGATGTACTTGAAATTATGCTCGGCGGCTGATGTAATTTGAAGTGTTACCGAAGTGCATGATATTCAGAGTATCCGACCActtcatttgattttttttctaatagcAGGGTAGCTTTTCAGTGCAGGATGTTATCGTTATCTTCGCAATAGCTACTAATCGTTTCGTTAAACAAAATCTAAAACGATGACAGATGAAAGAGATGCATTTTTTTGTTCCGAAGGATTTCTGAATAGGCCTAGTTGTTTCTCGTATTTTTTGAATCGGGTATTTCTGAACCGATCATTTCTGACCCATCCACATCAAGATTTATTCACTGATGCGCTGATCAGAAGTAATACAATACAACACAATACAAAAGTTTATTACTCTCTGACCTAGTATTGGTTTAAAGAGgatacaatatttcatataaaaaatctaaagaataaaacaatatatacatataaacaagaaataattacaatcGCATCGAAAGCAGTTTGGACATTTTTACAGTATTCGGTTGATTTGAAAAACGTTTGTtacattgaaatgaaaaattaaattcattccCTATTCCGTTTGCATTATTACAATGTAAGCAAAATCGCTCACTTCTAGGTATATCTCTGTTACTATGAAACTACTAGGAAATGCTGCCATCTAGTTGCAGAAGCTTGAGATAAGACCGTTAAAACCATAGGCGCTTTTACGAgcatccgatttttgcgatcgatcgTAGGAACGCATTTACGAGCACCGATTTTTGCGTTCGATTTCACGATCGGCGTTTTTACGAACACGATTTTCCGatcgatttttgaaatcgaccAACTCGTTTTGGCGATTTgatttccaagatggcggcaccGCGTAGTTCATAACGCTACAATTTTTTCTCaacgtcgccatatttatgtcatg is a genomic window of Tubulanus polymorphus chromosome 5, tnTubPoly1.2, whole genome shotgun sequence containing:
- the LOC141906288 gene encoding uncharacterized protein LOC141906288, which encodes MTASFEDSYREIDRYLQEAQNELGLAFDDLPADLPPWPDPPDVTKPDPVISESKDTRPKHAVDFEAIFRAHNLIDSNRSMRKKTSSSSGSGGGHHVKRKDENLFGSSSKHSSSKRHHRSRCMSDAGVKTHEQRNNSASSVDASKYRISLNLDFSPRRERIQSAPESRRPENAPDKRKTSADVKLSQPDIQGSYSSVKPDLISDCDKIYPEASSPPPSGCGRVKNSDSTTTLFRNRDFPQEKETRAYEKVLFDDDDDNDDRAAKKKNSSRRRKKSEKVEDHRHPSRKPDISAVFDFIETQIRRNICKDDMGSECEPFLQMEDKNVYAAMSDAADRNSSYQQRASDSDYDEVYAGGDDDLDENDRKVVNNSNDAAHEKMKQHNHVDVLSSPLKHPHDDIKFIDEDDDDDEVKDEASESVDAEFAQKVKSEIEKVTVVPDVELRRKTSEPTIDWLALRQKRLSPIFDCEHSDIDSQHYYCIKVNEDNLRKADEKGKKYGHRRSGSLNVDTRANSNVRSKGDCIDDFDVFLSRKTISALETLNKGDNKEPENGVRTEQPQQHAKKKERRHRWYR